The Tenuifilum thalassicum genome includes the window TATTTTCTTTCGACTTTAGAATTGGTGGTATGAAATGATTGAGCAGCTCATACATTACATTATATCCAGCATTTTCAATCTCTACCACATGTCTGTTATTATAAATATACTCGTAGGAAAACTCCATAATTTGAGCAAGTTCCTTGCTGGTATCCTTAATCACGCTAAAAATAGTCGTCTCAAATGTACCATCAAGAAAACTTTCGATACTGCGTTCAAAAATCTCTTTAGTTTTTAATGTGAGAGCATTGATTGCCTTTGCCCTTAAATACGAAACCCTATCATTCTTGTCGTATATTTGATCCAAACGATAGTCAATTTTCTTCTTATCATCGTATCCTAAACCGCTAACTAAAGCCCGAAGAAGTTCAATGCATTCAGAACTTTCAATGATACCAAGCCTATGAGCGTCCTCTAAATCGACAATATTGTAACAGATATCATCGGCAACCTCAACAAGCCATACAAATGGATGTCGGCGGTAAACAGTTGGATTATTGCTCTCCACTATCATCCCCGTGCGATTAGCAATATCGACAAAAGTTGGTTTTTCTGACTGAAAAAAACCAAACTTTTTCCTGTGAATAAAGTTTTTATTCTTTGCTACCGATTCGCAAGGATATTTAGCAATTGCAGCCAATGTAGAGTAAGTCAACATTAAACCTCCCTCCGATTTTCCCTTTGGGTTGTGAGTTAGCACTCTAATGGCATTTGCATTCCCCTCAAAGTTTATGAGGTCTGACCATTCTGTTGTGGTAAATTCATTCTTTAAAATAGCTTCATTCTTTACAAAAAAGCTAGCAATGGCATCTTCGCCCGAATGCCCAAAGGCCGGATTCCCAATGTCATGACACAAACAAGCGGCAGCTATTACGTTGCTAAGATTATATTTGTAAAATTCTTGACTTTCTGGGTTTAAATCGCCTTCAAATTTCTCATAAATAGTCTGGCCAATTAAACTACCAAGAGACCGCCCTACCGATGAAACCTCTAATGAGTGAGTCAATCGATTATGTACAAAAACGCTACCAGGCAGCGGGAAAACCTGGGTTTTATTCTGCAAACGTCGAAATGGTGAAGAAAAAATTATTCTATCAAAATCACGCTGAAAGTCTGTTCGGGGATCATTGCTTAATTTAGGATTATTAACTCCAGTCCGGTTACTGCTGTATAACTTGTTTAAATCGGTTTTCATTTAGAAAATTGTCAATTTATACCTACAAATTTAGAATTTTTCTTGTACATCATCCTGAGATATGTTTGCAGAGGTGTTTATATTAGCAAATAAGAGAATGAGAGTAAAAAAATTTAATTATTACAAAGAAAAGCCCAACAGAATAGATTTTGGTAACTTATCAATAAAGTTGTATATACGTTTATTTAATCTTATTAGATGAGCCTAACCAAGTAACCATTCGAGAGCTGCTTCCCTTGTATAAAAAACTGCCTGAATATAGTTTTCGACCTGATTCTTTTTTGAGACTAAAACTGAATAGGCTGTTTCAACAGGCTTTCTATGGATTAGAGCATTTTTAACAAAAATGTATGGCTTACAGTGATCAACCATGGCAAGCCGAACCCTTTCAATATCAAATTGAGAAATATTATAAATGGCTTGGGTGGCATCGGTTAATATTCTCAATTTTCTTGGCAAGTTTGGATTTCTTGAAAGCCACTCACCATATTCAATTAAATCGTTTGCTAAGATAACACCACTATAACTAACCTCAAGAATACCAAGTTTGTTGTTAAAAACGTGTGTAATCATCACCTGCCTTAAAAGTTAACACAAACTAAATGCTTTTTTGCAAAAGAAACAATTTGCTTGGCTAAATGTTTTAAAGTAAAAACATGTTATACAGCCTAATTTAGAATAAGATAGTCATACACAATATGCTATAGTCTAATTCCCAAAACAAGCATATCATCTATTTGGCTAAAACTCTTTAATATATATGTTAGAATAATGAATTACTAGGTTGTTTTGGCATAATTTGTGAAATGATTGAGTGCTAAAAAATTTTCTTATATTTACTCTGAAAAAATGATTAACCAAATGGATAAGCAAGAAATCAGAACAGGGACAAATTACTCCAAACTTGTGCTGGGGCTAATTTTTGTTGCATTGGCAGTCCTTCTAATAGTTGACAACTTCAACATTTGCCCAATTTATTGGGGGAGGTATATATTCACATGGCAAACCCTTCTAATAGCAATAGGCTTAATTATTTTGCCGAACCCTGGCAGCAGGACAACAGGCCTTGTATTAATTGCCATTGGTGCGTTTTTTCTCACTGCCAAATTCTACCATTTCCCAATATCAATATGGAAACTCTTTTGGCCTTCAATTATTCTACTGGTGGGCTTATCGCTTATTTTTTCAAGCCGAAGAAGCCACTGGCACCCTTTACGTAAAGGAGAGGTTAACGACGATTTAATAGATGATGTTTCCATTTTTGGAGGCTCTGAGCAAAAGTTCACCTCAAAGCAATTTAGGGGAGGAAAGATTACGAATATTTTTGGAGGCTCTACTATCGACCTAACCGATGCAAATCTTGAACCAGGGCTGAACCTCATTGAAGTACTTTGCATCTTTGGTGGTTCCAAACTGATAATCCCAACTAGCTGGCGAATTAAAGTTGAGGTAACATCAATTTTTGGAGGCGTATCCGACAAGAGAAAAATCCCTAGCGAGTTGCCTGAGGATGCTCCTGAACTAGTTATAAGAGGACTTGTTCTTTTTGGTGGACTTGAATTTAAAAGCTTTTAAACCAAACAAATACTAATTACTTTCTCTCGGCTTAAGGCTGACAATTAACTTTGTCGGCCTTTTTTTTTACTTCATAGATTTTTATTGCTAATTCCTAACATGAAAATTTTAAAAAGTAGCTCTCTAACACATACCGCTTTCTTGTATCTTATTTTTAATTCCGTTACGTTTGTACACATATCTATCGCATAATAATAAAAAATATATACCAATGATTACCAATGAATTAATCAATCCTAAAAGCATAGTTGTTGTTGGAGGTTCCGACGACATTCAAAAGCCAGGAGGAAAAGTTTTAAAGAATCTTCTGGATAACAAATTCAAAGGACAAATCTACGTTGTAAACCCTAAAGCCGATGAGGTTCAAGGTGTAAAATCGTATCGCGATGTTGCAGATTTGCCACAGGTCGATTTAGCCATTTTGGCCATAGCAGCCAAGTTTTGTCCTCAAACAGTTGATGTACTTGCTAAGCAAAAAAACACCAAAGCATTTATCATTCTTTCCGCTGGTTTTCATGAGGAGAGTGAAGAAGGGGCAAAACTTGAACAGCAAATAGTTGATACAATCAACAGCACTGGCGGATGTTTAATTGGGCCCAACTGTATTGGTGTAATGAATACCAACTATGCCGGGGTCTTTACAACCCCAATCCCAAAATTCGATCCTAAAGGTGTTGATTTCATTTCAGGCTCAGGTGCAACTGCGGTATTCATTATGGAATCGAGCATACCACGTGGGCTAACATTCAACAGCGTATATTCAGTGGGTAATAGCGCACAGATAGGAGTGGAGGAAGTCCTTGAGTACATGGATAATACCTTTGACCCGAACACAAGTTCAAGAGTAAAACTCCTTTACATTGAGAGCGTTAACAAGCCCCAAAAGTTACTAAAGCATGCACAATCGCTAATCCGCAAAGGATGCAGAATTGCAGCAATTAAAGCAGGAAGTTCGTCGGCTGGGAGCCGTGCAGCATCGAGCCACACAGGAGCTTTGGCAAGTAGCGATGTAGCTGTTGATGCGCTATTCCGCAAGGCGGGCATAGTTCGCTGCTACGGGCGCGATGAACTTGCTACCGTGGCATCAATATTCATGCATCCCGAGTTACAAGGGAAAAATATTGCAGTGATTACTCACGCTGGTGGCCCTGCAGTTATGCTTACCGACGCCCTTTCGAATAATGGCATGGAAGTTCCCCCTATTGAAGGCCCAAAGGCTCAGGAGCTGCTCACCAAACTATTTCCTGGTTCTTCGGTAGCCAACCCTATCGACTTCCTAGCAACTGGAACAGCAGAACAGCTTGGACACATTATTGATGCCTGCGAGAACGACTTTGACAACATCGATGCCATGGTGGTAATCTTTGGTAGTCCAGGTTTATTCCCTGTTTACGATGTTTACGACCTACTCGACCAAAAGATGAAGGAGTGCCGCAAGCCTATATTCCCTGTTCTTCCCTCGGTAATGAATGTAAAGGATGAGATTGAACACTTCATCTCTAAAGGACGAATTTTCTTCCCCGATGAGGTAGCGCTTGGAACTTCGCTTGCTAAAATATACCACACACCAAAACCGGCTTCAGAGAAACTAACTCTTCCTGAAGTTGATGAAAAAACCATACGCAAGGTAATTGACAGTAATGAAAATGGCTATCTAGCCCCCAAAGCTGTTCAGCAGCTTCTTGATGCAGCAGGAATTCCACGTGCTGGTGAGGCGGTTGTTACTACCGCTGACGAAGCAGTAACCCAAGCCGAAAAACTTGGATACCCTGTTGTGATGAAGGTAGTTGGACCAGTTCACAAATCGGATGTTGGCGGAGTAGTTCTAAACGTTAAGAACTCCGAAAGTGTTCGCAAAGAATTTGAGCGAATGATTCAAATTAAAGACACTAAAGCTATTCTTATTCAACCCTTGCTCAGTGGTGTTGAACTTTTTGTAGGTGCTAAACGCGAAGAAAAATTTGGTCACATGGTTCTCTGCGGCTTAGGTGGCATTTTTATTGAGGTTTTAAAAGATGTAAAAGCGGCTCTTGCTCCAATTGATACTAACGAAGCTTTAGGCATGATTCGTGGACTCAAAAGTTATGGTATAATAAAAGGAGCTAGAGGCCAGGAACCAGTGAATGAACAAATCTTTGCAGAAATCGTTAGTCGTATTTCGGCATTAGTTACCATAGTACCTGAGATATTTGAAATGGACCTTAACCCTTTGCTTGGCTCAAAGGATAAGGTTGTTGCTGTTGATGCAAGAATAAGAATTGAAAAATAATGTCAAATGAATCTTAGGGAAAAATGGAGCAGCCTTTCAGCTAATGAAAAGATGATGATTGGTATAGCCATAATTCTCATCATCCTTATTGCAACCCGTTTTGAAATTATTTGGGAGCAGATTAAAGCTGGATTTGGCCGTTACGTTAACCATTAAAACATTGAGAAAGTGAAAAGAAACGATTTTTTTGTAATTGCGGGAACAATTTTGTTCCTGCTGCCTTTTTTTGCTTCGGAAACTGTATATAGTTTTTACGTTGACTTTAATGCCAACCATGGCATGATAATGAGCTTTATAAAATTTGCTTTACTTGCAACTTTTGGAGAGGCTATTGGCTTAAGAATCAGAACAGGAAATTACAATCAACCAGGATTTGGCCTTATGCCTCGTGCCATTGTTTGGGGATTATTAGGGCTAACCATCAAGCTTGCTTTTGTGCTTTTTGCAACGGGAGTTCCAACATTTCTTTCTTACTTGGGATTGGAAAATGCCACACAAATAATGAAAGGAAACTTATCGGCAGAAAAAATACTCGTTGCATTTAGCATTAGCCTATTAATGAATGTGATATACGCTCCAGTAATGATGACCCTACATAAAATTACAGACACACATATAATGAATCATGGGGGTAAGCTATCGTGCCTTCTCAAACCCATTCAATTTGGAAAAATTCTTGGTTCAATCAACTGGGAGGTACAATGGGGATTTGTTTTTGCAAAAACAATTCCATTTTTCTGGATTCCAGCGCATACAATTACATTTCTATTACCTGCAGATTTTCAGGTTCTATTTGCAGCACTGCTAAGCGTTGCTCTAGGTATTTTTCTTGCCATTGCAAGCCTTAAGGGAAGCGGAAAATAGTTGATTTATTTGCTTATTTTTATTATATTTACACAAAACGACAAAAATTAAAAAAATGAAAAAGAGGATAGGTATTTTTTATGGTCCGACAGGAGGTTCCACGGAAAAGGTGGCCAAGCTAATTGCAAAAGAATTTAATGGTGATGCAGATATTTTTCCCATAAAGGAGGCTACTCCAAAACTTATTAACAACTACGATCTTGTTATTTTTGGTTGTTCAACTCTAGGCAGCGAAACTTGGAATGGAGACTCATCGAAATGTGACTGGGAGGCATTCCGACCAGAGATTCCAAAACTTAGGCTAACCGGTAAACTCTTCGCCTTTTTTGGAACTGGCGATTCGGTCACCTATGCTCGCAATTTTGTTGATGCCATGGGAATTCTTGCCAAGGATTTGCTAGAAGTTGGCGCACACGTTGTTGGTCAGGTGCCAACTGACGATTACACTTTTACCGATTCAGAGGCTGTAATCGATGGTAAGTTTATAGGATTACCCATTGATGAGGATTATGAGCCAGAAAAAACTCCAACTCGCATCAAGAACTGGGTTGATCAACTAAAAAAATCCATTTAAAAAAAGTTTGATTTAAGATAAAATGAAAGGCTGTCATTTTATCTGACAGCCTTTTTTCAACTTAAAGTAAAACATTCTAAGGCAATGAATTAACAAAATCTTGATATCGATCCTCATAGGTAAACCC containing:
- the dgt gene encoding dGTP triphosphohydrolase codes for the protein MKTDLNKLYSSNRTGVNNPKLSNDPRTDFQRDFDRIIFSSPFRRLQNKTQVFPLPGSVFVHNRLTHSLEVSSVGRSLGSLIGQTIYEKFEGDLNPESQEFYKYNLSNVIAAACLCHDIGNPAFGHSGEDAIASFFVKNEAILKNEFTTTEWSDLINFEGNANAIRVLTHNPKGKSEGGLMLTYSTLAAIAKYPCESVAKNKNFIHRKKFGFFQSEKPTFVDIANRTGMIVESNNPTVYRRHPFVWLVEVADDICYNIVDLEDAHRLGIIESSECIELLRALVSGLGYDDKKKIDYRLDQIYDKNDRVSYLRAKAINALTLKTKEIFERSIESFLDGTFETTIFSVIKDTSKELAQIMEFSYEYIYNNRHVVEIENAGYNVMYELLNHFIPPILKSKENRSQADKKALRLLPPEFNYDGGSAYQRVLGVLDYVSGMTDNYATDFYRRIKGIEIGMRS
- a CDS encoding LiaF transmembrane domain-containing protein, coding for MDKQEIRTGTNYSKLVLGLIFVALAVLLIVDNFNICPIYWGRYIFTWQTLLIAIGLIILPNPGSRTTGLVLIAIGAFFLTAKFYHFPISIWKLFWPSIILLVGLSLIFSSRRSHWHPLRKGEVNDDLIDDVSIFGGSEQKFTSKQFRGGKITNIFGGSTIDLTDANLEPGLNLIEVLCIFGGSKLIIPTSWRIKVEVTSIFGGVSDKRKIPSELPEDAPELVIRGLVLFGGLEFKSF
- a CDS encoding acetate--CoA ligase family protein; translated protein: MITNELINPKSIVVVGGSDDIQKPGGKVLKNLLDNKFKGQIYVVNPKADEVQGVKSYRDVADLPQVDLAILAIAAKFCPQTVDVLAKQKNTKAFIILSAGFHEESEEGAKLEQQIVDTINSTGGCLIGPNCIGVMNTNYAGVFTTPIPKFDPKGVDFISGSGATAVFIMESSIPRGLTFNSVYSVGNSAQIGVEEVLEYMDNTFDPNTSSRVKLLYIESVNKPQKLLKHAQSLIRKGCRIAAIKAGSSSAGSRAASSHTGALASSDVAVDALFRKAGIVRCYGRDELATVASIFMHPELQGKNIAVITHAGGPAVMLTDALSNNGMEVPPIEGPKAQELLTKLFPGSSVANPIDFLATGTAEQLGHIIDACENDFDNIDAMVVIFGSPGLFPVYDVYDLLDQKMKECRKPIFPVLPSVMNVKDEIEHFISKGRIFFPDEVALGTSLAKIYHTPKPASEKLTLPEVDEKTIRKVIDSNENGYLAPKAVQQLLDAAGIPRAGEAVVTTADEAVTQAEKLGYPVVMKVVGPVHKSDVGGVVLNVKNSESVRKEFERMIQIKDTKAILIQPLLSGVELFVGAKREEKFGHMVLCGLGGIFIEVLKDVKAALAPIDTNEALGMIRGLKSYGIIKGARGQEPVNEQIFAEIVSRISALVTIVPEIFEMDLNPLLGSKDKVVAVDARIRIEK
- a CDS encoding Mpv17/PMP22 family protein; the protein is MKRNDFFVIAGTILFLLPFFASETVYSFYVDFNANHGMIMSFIKFALLATFGEAIGLRIRTGNYNQPGFGLMPRAIVWGLLGLTIKLAFVLFATGVPTFLSYLGLENATQIMKGNLSAEKILVAFSISLLMNVIYAPVMMTLHKITDTHIMNHGGKLSCLLKPIQFGKILGSINWEVQWGFVFAKTIPFFWIPAHTITFLLPADFQVLFAALLSVALGIFLAIASLKGSGK
- a CDS encoding flavodoxin; its protein translation is MKKRIGIFYGPTGGSTEKVAKLIAKEFNGDADIFPIKEATPKLINNYDLVIFGCSTLGSETWNGDSSKCDWEAFRPEIPKLRLTGKLFAFFGTGDSVTYARNFVDAMGILAKDLLEVGAHVVGQVPTDDYTFTDSEAVIDGKFIGLPIDEDYEPEKTPTRIKNWVDQLKKSI